In the genome of Streptomyces sp. Tu 3180, the window CGCCCGACGGCTACGACGCGCGCGGCCAGGTGTCGTCGGCGTTCGACCTGGCGGTGTTCGGCCGGGCGGGGCTGCGCAACCCCGAGTTCGCGCGGTACTGCGCCCTCGTCGAGACGCGGTTCCCGGACCGTGACGGCGGCTCGTACGGGATCCGGAACACCAACCGGCTGCTCACCGGGGCGGACGGCGTCGACCGCTACCGGGGGCTGATCGGCGTCAAGAACGGCTACACCAGCGAGGCCGGCCACACACTCGTGGCCGCCGCGCGCCGGGACGGGCGCACCCTGGTGGTGACGGTCATGAACCCCCGCTCGGGCGGCGCGCACGCGGTCTACGAGGAGGCGCGCTCGCTCCTGGACTGGGGGTTCGAGGCGGCCGGGCGGGTCGAGCCGGTGGGCTCGCTGGACGCCCTGCGGGCCCGGCCGCTGCCCGGACAGCAGGCGGAGCCCGCAGCGGCGCCGGCGGCCCGCGACGCCGGCCGCCCGGACCGGCCCGTGCCCTGGATGATCGCGGGCGCCGCGCTGCTGGGCGGCGCGGGGATGGCACTCTACATGCGCATCAGGTGGGGCCCCCTCCCCACGGATTGACCCGATCCCCCTGTCCCCCTGCCCCCCTGCCCCTCCTGCTCCCCGTCCCGGCCGTCCGCTACCCCAGCACCGCGCGGGCCAGCGCCACGCCCGCGAACGCCGCGCCCAGGCCGGCCGCCACGCTCGCCGCGACGTTCGCGCCCGCGTAGCCGCGGGCGCCGGTCTCGGCCAGGCGGAGGGTCTCGTAGGAGAAGGTGGAGTAGGTGGTCAGGGCGCCGCACAGACCGGTCCCGAGCAGCGACTGGAGGCGGGGGTCCGCGGCGCCGGCGGCCGCCGCGCCGGTGAGCAGGCCGAGGACCAGGCTGCCGGCGACGTTGACCGTGAAGGTCCCCCAGGGGAAGACCGAGTCGTGCCGGGACTGCACCGCGCGGTCGGTGAGGTAGCGCAGGGGCGCGCCGACCATGGCCCCGAGGACCACGTACAGCCAGTTCACCGCGGCTGCCCGCCCTTCGTGTCCGTCGCACCGGGCCCGCCGTCACCGCCGGGGCACCGGACGACCTCGCAGTCGTCGAGGACCACCAGTCCCCCGGTGACGAGCTCGTCGAGTTCCGGCAGGAAGGCCCGTACCCGCTCCTCGGTGTCGACGACGACGATCGCCACGGGAAGGTCCTCGCTCAGGGACAGCAGCCGGGAGGTGTGCACGAGGGAGGAGGCGCCGAAGCCCTCGATCCCGCGGAACGCA includes:
- the crcB gene encoding fluoride efflux transporter CrcB yields the protein MNWLYVVLGAMVGAPLRYLTDRAVQSRHDSVFPWGTFTVNVAGSLVLGLLTGAAAAGAADPRLQSLLGTGLCGALTTYSTFSYETLRLAETGARGYAGANVAASVAAGLGAAFAGVALARAVLG
- a CDS encoding DUF190 domain-containing protein; the encoded protein is MTRPTGRALRLTVLVGEHDTWHHRPLYAEIVHRAHAAGLAGASAFRGIEGFGASSLVHTSRLLSLSEDLPVAIVVVDTEERVRAFLPELDELVTGGLVVLDDCEVVRCPGGDGGPGATDTKGGQPR